The following coding sequences lie in one Panicum virgatum strain AP13 chromosome 6N, P.virgatum_v5, whole genome shotgun sequence genomic window:
- the LOC120679127 gene encoding serine/threonine-protein kinase STY13-like has protein sequence MAQGANFPGFIGDAGGHDGGVNFGEGFCDMAFYQKLGEGSNMSMDSLNSMQTSMHGGSIAMSVDNSSVGSNSDSRTGMLGHPGLKGPVVVGSYSVGNSIFRPGRVSHALSEDALAQALMDNRFPTETLQNYEEWTIDLGKLHLGMPFAQGAFGKLYRGTYNGMDVAIKLLERPEADPEKSQLLEQQFVQEVMMLATLRHPNIVKFIGACRKPLVWCIVTEYAKGGSLKNFLSRRQNRSIPLKLAVKQALDVAHGMAYVHGLGFIHRDLKSDNLLISGDKSIKIADFGVARIEVKTEGMTPETGTYRWMAPEMIQHRPYNQKVDVYSFGIVLWELVTGNVPFANMTAVQAAFAVVNKGVRPTIPHDCLPALGEIMTRCWDSNPEVRPPFTDIVRMLEQVEMEVLRTVRRARFRCCIAQPMALD, from the exons ATGGCGCAAGGCGCCAACTTCCCTGGCTTCATTGGTGATGCGGGTGGCCATGATGGTGGCGTGAACTTTGGTGAGGGCTTCTGCGACATGGCCTTCTACCAGAAGCTAGGGGAGGGCTCCAACATGTCCATGGACAGCCTCAACAGCATGCAGACCAGCATGCACggcggctccatcgccatgtCTGTGGACAACAGCAGTGTCGGGTCTAACAGCGACTCGCGTACCGGGATGCTCGGCCATCCTGGTCTCAAGGGCCCCGTTGTTGTCGGCAGCTATTCGGTCGGGAACAGCATCTTCCGTCCAGGGAGAGTGTCGCATGCCTTGAGTGAGGATGCGCTGGCACAGGCTCTGATGGACAATAGGTTCCCGACAGAGACACTCCAGAATTATGAGGAGTGGACAATTGATCTGGGCAAACTTCACTTGGGGATGCCCTTTGCCCAAGGCGCCTTTGGTAAGCTGTACAGGGGAACATACAATGGCATGGATGTTGCCATAAAGCTTTTGGAGCGGCCAGAGGCTGACCCAGAGAAATCTCAATTGCTTGAGCAGCAATTCGTGCAGGAGGTTATGATGCTTGCAACCTTAAGGCACCCCAACATTGTCAAATTCATTGGTGCTTGCAGGAAACCATTGGTTTGGTGCATTGTCACAGAATATGCAAAGGGCGGGTCGCTCAAGAATTTCCTTAGCCGGAGGCAGAACAGGTCTATTCCGCTGAAGTTAGCGGTGAAGCAGGCATTAGATGTTGCACATGGCATGGCCTATGTCCATGGACTTGGGTTCATCCACAGAGATCTCAAGTCAGATAACCTCCTGATTTCTGGTGATAAGTCCATTAAGATTGCTGACTTTGGAGTGGCTAGGATTGAAGTGAAGACTGAGGGGATGACACCTGAAACAGGAACATATCGTTGGATGGCTCC TGAGATGATCCAGCACAGACCATACAACCAGAAGGTTGATGTCTACAGCTTTGGCATTGTCCTGTGGGAGCTTGTAACTGGGAATGTTCCTTTTGCAAACATGACCGCGGTGCAAGCTGCATTTGCTGTGGTGAACAAGGGTGTCCGTCCGACCATACCTCATGACTGCCTCCCCGCCCTAGGGGAGATCATGACCAGGTGCTGGGACTCAAACCCTGAAGTCCGCCCCCCATTCACTGATATTGTCAGGATGCTGGAACAGGTGGAGATGGAGGTCCTGCGCACTGTCCGTAGGGCCCGCTTCCGCTGCTGCATCGCGCAACCGATGGCCCTGGACTGA
- the LOC120679126 gene encoding YTH domain-containing protein ECT1-like isoform X1: MAAAPQQAQGPAADSVVSLQSEAVLENNPSKSASSKEQIFSGTENTNANNARGATSIKSPKGAHEKAGSVGKGGEQPFLYQHNVYAPQPQALYPGGYMNPSGQWEEYPHYVNMEGLHSVSPGIYNDNQSLMLSPGYANNPQMMYGAYSPVSTVGDGQQYLPMHFPFSNSYYQPPASPSMGYSNSVPGISQGDPMLQPEYFLPDGLLYSPTPGYHQPFSSFDRAPTQPNNAPGLFGQGSMPLASGMHHGSAYGPGSYKARQQGSKFGGTTPSWSSGRRFGAFDFSANQQRGMPFGSHNGSLEFMNEQNRGPRATKPKMQDEENSSGDEKSEKTVPLIDSELYNRPDFITEYKDAKFFVIKSYTEDHVHRSIKYSVWASTASGNRKLDSAYRAAKEKEEHCPIFLFFSVNGSGQFCGVAEMIGPVDFDRSVDYWQQDKWSGQFPVKWHIIKDVPNNLLRHIILENNDNKPVTNSRDTQEVKLEQGLQMLTIFKNHEAETTILEDFDFYEQREKALQENRRQQQPGSADPQKPADTKAQAVADMSDAFAKVIQLKETENSGKSQKAEGASAENGSTMAKVEEGDANVKAGPVEESG; this comes from the exons atggccgccgcgccgcagcaGGCCCAGGGCCCCGCAG CAGACAGCGTGGTCTCGCTGCAGTCGGAAGCTGTACTGGAGAATAACCCCTCCAAGAGCGCAAGCTCCAAGGAGCAG ATTTTTTCTGGTACAGAGAACACGAATGCAAACAATGCTCGTGGTGCCACCTCAATAAAATCTCCAAAAGGAGCACATGAGAAGGCTGGCTCTGTCGGAAAAGGTGGAGAGCAACCTTTTCTCTACCAGCACAATGTGTATGCACCGCAGCCACAGGCACTCTATCCTGGAG GATACATGAATCCTTCAGGGCAATGGGAAGAAtatccccattatgtgaataTGGAGGGGCTCCACTCTGTATCACCT GGTATCTACAATGACAACCAGTCACTCATGCTATCTCCTGGATATGCAAACAACCCCCAAATGATGTATGGGGCCTATTCTCCTGTTTCAACCGTTGGGGATGGCCAACAATACTTACCTATGCACTTCCCCTTCTCAAATTCATACTATCAACCACCAGCTTCTCCTAGCATGGGATACTCAAACTCAGTGCCAGGAATATCTCAAGGAGACCCTATGCTTCAGCCAGAGTACTTCCTTCCTGATGGCCTTCTATATTCACCCACTCCAGGGTATCACCAACCATTTAGTTCATTTGACAGAG CACCAACACAGCCAAATAACGCTCCTGGATTATTTGGTCAAGGGAGCATGCCACTGGCTTCTGGAATG CATCATGGATCGGCGTATGGTCCTGGATCCTATAAGGCACGCCAGCAAGGTAGCaaatttggaggcactactCCAAGTTGGAGTTCTGGTCGCAGATTTGGTGCTTTCGACTTCAGTGCCAATCAACAAAGGGGCATGCCATTTGGTAGCCACAATGGCTCTCTGGAGTTTATGAATGAGCAAAACCGTGGGCCACGTGCCACAAAACCAAAGATGCAAGACGAAGAGAACTCCTCAGGAGACGAAAAAAGCGAGAAAACAGTTCCGCTGATTGATAGTGAACTGTACAATCGCCCTGATTTTATCACTGAGTACAAAGATGCCAAATTCTTTGTAATAAAGTCCTACACTGAGGACCATGTACATAGGAGCATTAAGTATAGTGTTTGGGCCAGCACAGCTAGCGGGAATAGAAAGCTGGATTCTGCTTACCGTGCGGCCAAAGAGAAAGAAGAGCATTGTCCAATTTTCTTGTTTTTCTCG GTTAACGGCAGTGGTCAATTCTGCGGTGTTGCTGAGATGATTGGACCTGTCGATTTCGACAGAAGTGTTGATTACTGGCAGCAGGACAAGTGGAGTGGCCAGTTCCCTGTGAAGTGGCACATAATTAAAGATGTCCCAAACAACCTTCTGCGGCACATCATTCTTGAGAACAACGATAATAAACCTGTGACGAATAGCAGGGATACCCAGGAG GTGAAGCTGGAACAGGGCCTCCAGATGCTAACCATCTTCAAGAACCATGAGGCTGAGACGACAATCCTGGAGGATTTTGACTTCTATGAGCAGCGGGAGAAAGCCTTGCAGGAGAACAGACGTCAACAGCAGCCTGGCAGCGCTGATCCTCAGAAGCCAGCAGATACCAAGGCACAAGCTGTGGCCGATATGTCAGACGCATTTGCTAAGGTCATCCAGTTGAAGGAGACCGAGAACAGTGGGAAATCCCAGAAAGCTGAGGGCGCCTCAGCTGAAAATGGATCCACTATGGCTAAGGTTGAAGAAGGCGATGCAAACGTGAAGGCAGGCCCTGTGGAGGAAAGTGGTTGA
- the LOC120679126 gene encoding YTH domain-containing protein ECT1-like isoform X2, translating into MAAAPQQAQGPADSVVSLQSEAVLENNPSKSASSKEQIFSGTENTNANNARGATSIKSPKGAHEKAGSVGKGGEQPFLYQHNVYAPQPQALYPGGYMNPSGQWEEYPHYVNMEGLHSVSPGIYNDNQSLMLSPGYANNPQMMYGAYSPVSTVGDGQQYLPMHFPFSNSYYQPPASPSMGYSNSVPGISQGDPMLQPEYFLPDGLLYSPTPGYHQPFSSFDRAPTQPNNAPGLFGQGSMPLASGMHHGSAYGPGSYKARQQGSKFGGTTPSWSSGRRFGAFDFSANQQRGMPFGSHNGSLEFMNEQNRGPRATKPKMQDEENSSGDEKSEKTVPLIDSELYNRPDFITEYKDAKFFVIKSYTEDHVHRSIKYSVWASTASGNRKLDSAYRAAKEKEEHCPIFLFFSVNGSGQFCGVAEMIGPVDFDRSVDYWQQDKWSGQFPVKWHIIKDVPNNLLRHIILENNDNKPVTNSRDTQEVKLEQGLQMLTIFKNHEAETTILEDFDFYEQREKALQENRRQQQPGSADPQKPADTKAQAVADMSDAFAKVIQLKETENSGKSQKAEGASAENGSTMAKVEEGDANVKAGPVEESG; encoded by the exons atggccgccgcgccgcagcaGGCCCAGGGCCCCGCAG ACAGCGTGGTCTCGCTGCAGTCGGAAGCTGTACTGGAGAATAACCCCTCCAAGAGCGCAAGCTCCAAGGAGCAG ATTTTTTCTGGTACAGAGAACACGAATGCAAACAATGCTCGTGGTGCCACCTCAATAAAATCTCCAAAAGGAGCACATGAGAAGGCTGGCTCTGTCGGAAAAGGTGGAGAGCAACCTTTTCTCTACCAGCACAATGTGTATGCACCGCAGCCACAGGCACTCTATCCTGGAG GATACATGAATCCTTCAGGGCAATGGGAAGAAtatccccattatgtgaataTGGAGGGGCTCCACTCTGTATCACCT GGTATCTACAATGACAACCAGTCACTCATGCTATCTCCTGGATATGCAAACAACCCCCAAATGATGTATGGGGCCTATTCTCCTGTTTCAACCGTTGGGGATGGCCAACAATACTTACCTATGCACTTCCCCTTCTCAAATTCATACTATCAACCACCAGCTTCTCCTAGCATGGGATACTCAAACTCAGTGCCAGGAATATCTCAAGGAGACCCTATGCTTCAGCCAGAGTACTTCCTTCCTGATGGCCTTCTATATTCACCCACTCCAGGGTATCACCAACCATTTAGTTCATTTGACAGAG CACCAACACAGCCAAATAACGCTCCTGGATTATTTGGTCAAGGGAGCATGCCACTGGCTTCTGGAATG CATCATGGATCGGCGTATGGTCCTGGATCCTATAAGGCACGCCAGCAAGGTAGCaaatttggaggcactactCCAAGTTGGAGTTCTGGTCGCAGATTTGGTGCTTTCGACTTCAGTGCCAATCAACAAAGGGGCATGCCATTTGGTAGCCACAATGGCTCTCTGGAGTTTATGAATGAGCAAAACCGTGGGCCACGTGCCACAAAACCAAAGATGCAAGACGAAGAGAACTCCTCAGGAGACGAAAAAAGCGAGAAAACAGTTCCGCTGATTGATAGTGAACTGTACAATCGCCCTGATTTTATCACTGAGTACAAAGATGCCAAATTCTTTGTAATAAAGTCCTACACTGAGGACCATGTACATAGGAGCATTAAGTATAGTGTTTGGGCCAGCACAGCTAGCGGGAATAGAAAGCTGGATTCTGCTTACCGTGCGGCCAAAGAGAAAGAAGAGCATTGTCCAATTTTCTTGTTTTTCTCG GTTAACGGCAGTGGTCAATTCTGCGGTGTTGCTGAGATGATTGGACCTGTCGATTTCGACAGAAGTGTTGATTACTGGCAGCAGGACAAGTGGAGTGGCCAGTTCCCTGTGAAGTGGCACATAATTAAAGATGTCCCAAACAACCTTCTGCGGCACATCATTCTTGAGAACAACGATAATAAACCTGTGACGAATAGCAGGGATACCCAGGAG GTGAAGCTGGAACAGGGCCTCCAGATGCTAACCATCTTCAAGAACCATGAGGCTGAGACGACAATCCTGGAGGATTTTGACTTCTATGAGCAGCGGGAGAAAGCCTTGCAGGAGAACAGACGTCAACAGCAGCCTGGCAGCGCTGATCCTCAGAAGCCAGCAGATACCAAGGCACAAGCTGTGGCCGATATGTCAGACGCATTTGCTAAGGTCATCCAGTTGAAGGAGACCGAGAACAGTGGGAAATCCCAGAAAGCTGAGGGCGCCTCAGCTGAAAATGGATCCACTATGGCTAAGGTTGAAGAAGGCGATGCAAACGTGAAGGCAGGCCCTGTGGAGGAAAGTGGTTGA